Proteins encoded together in one Lathyrus oleraceus cultivar Zhongwan6 chromosome 5, CAAS_Psat_ZW6_1.0, whole genome shotgun sequence window:
- the LOC127082433 gene encoding uncharacterized protein LOC127082433 has protein sequence MVRRELGLEIIDKDRSTLYDKLFSNRLSEVRESLMIKSFGSQPPEKWMSLPDMGYLIANRYNVVLVCLGNPCMTFFPMTSSHSPNVSIYCIGFVNHNHWIQVNMKKGFPLPPVTLDWKKFRSHIATTWMLGFAGRVQH, from the exons atggttcgcagagagttggggttggaaataatagacaaggataggtcaactttgtatgacaagttattttctaatcggttgtcagaagtgagagaatctttgatgataaaatcctttggttcacagccacctgaaaaatggatgagtctaccagatatgggttacttgatagcgaatcgctataatgttgtacttgtctgtttaggcaatccgtgcatgactttctttccgatgacaagttcacattcaccaaatgtctctatttattgcattggttttgttaaccacAATCATTGGATTCAG gttaacatgaaaaaggggtttccattgccaccggtcacattagattggaagaaatttcgttctcatatagcaactacttggatgttaggatttgcagGACGTGTGCAACATTGA